In Aquila chrysaetos chrysaetos chromosome 10, bAquChr1.4, whole genome shotgun sequence, the following proteins share a genomic window:
- the SSC4D gene encoding scavenger receptor cysteine-rich domain-containing group B protein isoform X1 — translation MRLGPCLASWHGTGRPDIRVLPLSLMPAALFLLLLLLLVPTGTTSEPSLSPFPEIRLANGPSRCQGRVEILYNGSWGTVCDDDWDIVDANVVCRQLGCGHAVALPAAMTFGQGSGPIFLDNVDCKGREAALSECWSHGWGIHNCYHYEDVAVVCNELSPTQASEGPTSRTLTASVQDGESDGSIRLVSGTDTCQGRVEIFYRGNWGTVCDDDWGLSDASVVCKQVGCGQALDYKSNAYFGYGTGRILLDNVNCDGSEPFLSACYSLGWGIHNCGHHEDAGVICTGLDTSTITSFATSVALDYEETLTATATAATDGRDQPSQATEVATTALFTVEQESGGVRLANGNGSCRGRVEVRHRGTWGTVCDDDWDFPDAQVVCRQLGCGAALAATVLGSFGYGSGPVLLDNVGCGGGEARLADCFHLGWGQHNCGHHEDAGVICRGADDAGDRYQEATATTTTSAPTHPKDGSLRLVNGSHRCEGRVEMFYLSQWGTVCDDAWDLRDAKVVCRQLGCGYAVAAWGEARYGQGTGYIFLDNLKCKGHEPSLLRCSHIRWDVHNCDHSEDAGAVCSIL, via the exons ATGAGACTCGGTCCCTGTCTGGCCAGCTGGCACGGCACAGGGAGGCCGGACATCAGGGTGCTGCCTCTCTCCCTGATGCCAGCCgcgctcttcctcctcctcctcctcctcctcgtccccACCG GCACCACCTCCGAGCCCTCTCTGTCACCATTCCCAG AGATACGGCTCGCCAACGGGCCCAGCCGGTGCCAGGGGCGAGTGGAGATCCTCTACAACGGCTCCTGGGGGACGGTCTGCGATGACGACTGGGACATTGTGGATGCCAACGTGGTGTGTCGCCAGCTGGGCTGCGGTCACGCCGTCGCCCTCCCGGCCGCCATGACCTTCGGCCAAGGGAGCGGACCCATCTTCCTGGACAACGTGGACTGCAAGGGCCGGGAGGCAGCCTTGAGCGAGTGCTGGAGCCACGGCTGGGGCATCCACAACTGCTACCACTATGAGGACGTGGCTGTCGTATGCAACG AGCTCTCGCCCACGCAAGCCAGCGAAGGACCGACAAGCAGGACCCTCACAGCCTCGGTACAGGATGGGGAAA GTGACGGCAGCATCCGTCTGGTGAGCGGGACCGACACCTGCCAAGGCCGGGTGGAGATCTTCTACCGCGGGAACTGGGGCACCGTCTGCGACGACGACTGGGGCCTGAGCGATGCCAGCGTGGTGTGCAAGCAGGTGGGCTGCGGCCAAGCCCTGGATTACAAGAGCAACGCCTATTTCGGCTACGGCACGGGGCGCATCCTCCTGGACAACGTCAACTGCGACGGCAGCGAGCCCTTCCTCTCCGCCTGCTACAGCCTCGGCTGGGGCATCCATAACTGTGGCCACCATGAGGACGCTGGGGTCATCTGCACAG GGCTGGACACATCCACCATCACGTCCTTCGCCACCTCGGTGGCCCTGGACTACGAAGAGACGCTCACTGCCACGGCCACAG CAGCGACAGACGGCAGGGACCAGCCTTCCCAGGCCACCGAGGTGGCCACCACTGCCCTCTTTACCGTCGAGCAGGAAA GTGGCGGCGTGCGGCTGGCAAACGGGAACGGGAGCTGCCGCGGGCGGGTGGAGGTACGGCACCGCGGCACCTGGGGCACCGTCTGCGACGACGACTGGGACTTCCCCGACGCCCAGGTGGTGTGCCGGCAGCTGGGCTGCGGCGCTGCCCTTGCCGCCACCGTCCTCGGCTCCTTCGGCTACGGCAGCGGGCCCGTCCTGCTGGATAACGTGggctgcggcggcggggaggctCGCCTGGCCGACTGCTTCCACCTGGGCTGGGGGCAACACAACTGCGGCCACCACGAGGATGCCGGGGTCATTTGCCGAG GCGCTGACGATGCTGGAGACCGTTACCAAGAAGCCACCGCTACAACCACCACATCGGCCCCGACTCATCCCAAGGATG GGTCCCTGCGCCTGGTGAACGGCAGCCACCGGTGCGAGGGGCGCGTGGAGATGTTCTACCTGTCCCAGTGGGGGACGGTGTGCGACGACGCCTGGGACCTGCGGGACGCCAAGGTggtgtgcaggcagctgggctgcgggTACGCCGTGGCGGCCTGGGGGGAGGCACGCTACGGCCAGGGCACCGGCTACATCTTCCTCGACAACCTCAAGTGCAAGGGCCACGAGCCCTCGCTGCTGCGCTGCTCCCACATCCGCTGGGACGTCCACAACTGCGACCACTCCGAGGACGCCGGCGCCGTCTGCAGCATCCTGTGA
- the SSC4D gene encoding scavenger receptor cysteine-rich domain-containing group B protein isoform X2, whose product MRLGPCLASWHGTGRPDIRVLPLSLMPAALFLLLLLLLVPTGTTSEPSLSPFPEIRLANGPSRCQGRVEILYNGSWGTVCDDDWDIVDANVVCRQLGCGHAVALPAAMTFGQGSGPIFLDNVDCKGREAALSECWSHGWGIHNCYHYEDVAVVCNELSPTQASEGPTSRTLTASVQDGESDGSIRLVSGTDTCQGRVEIFYRGNWGTVCDDDWGLSDASVVCKQVGCGQALDYKSNAYFGYGTGRILLDNVNCDGSEPFLSACYSLGWGIHNCGHHEDAGVICTGLDTSTITSFATSVALDYEETLTATATATDGRDQPSQATEVATTALFTVEQESGGVRLANGNGSCRGRVEVRHRGTWGTVCDDDWDFPDAQVVCRQLGCGAALAATVLGSFGYGSGPVLLDNVGCGGGEARLADCFHLGWGQHNCGHHEDAGVICRGADDAGDRYQEATATTTTSAPTHPKDGSLRLVNGSHRCEGRVEMFYLSQWGTVCDDAWDLRDAKVVCRQLGCGYAVAAWGEARYGQGTGYIFLDNLKCKGHEPSLLRCSHIRWDVHNCDHSEDAGAVCSIL is encoded by the exons ATGAGACTCGGTCCCTGTCTGGCCAGCTGGCACGGCACAGGGAGGCCGGACATCAGGGTGCTGCCTCTCTCCCTGATGCCAGCCgcgctcttcctcctcctcctcctcctcctcgtccccACCG GCACCACCTCCGAGCCCTCTCTGTCACCATTCCCAG AGATACGGCTCGCCAACGGGCCCAGCCGGTGCCAGGGGCGAGTGGAGATCCTCTACAACGGCTCCTGGGGGACGGTCTGCGATGACGACTGGGACATTGTGGATGCCAACGTGGTGTGTCGCCAGCTGGGCTGCGGTCACGCCGTCGCCCTCCCGGCCGCCATGACCTTCGGCCAAGGGAGCGGACCCATCTTCCTGGACAACGTGGACTGCAAGGGCCGGGAGGCAGCCTTGAGCGAGTGCTGGAGCCACGGCTGGGGCATCCACAACTGCTACCACTATGAGGACGTGGCTGTCGTATGCAACG AGCTCTCGCCCACGCAAGCCAGCGAAGGACCGACAAGCAGGACCCTCACAGCCTCGGTACAGGATGGGGAAA GTGACGGCAGCATCCGTCTGGTGAGCGGGACCGACACCTGCCAAGGCCGGGTGGAGATCTTCTACCGCGGGAACTGGGGCACCGTCTGCGACGACGACTGGGGCCTGAGCGATGCCAGCGTGGTGTGCAAGCAGGTGGGCTGCGGCCAAGCCCTGGATTACAAGAGCAACGCCTATTTCGGCTACGGCACGGGGCGCATCCTCCTGGACAACGTCAACTGCGACGGCAGCGAGCCCTTCCTCTCCGCCTGCTACAGCCTCGGCTGGGGCATCCATAACTGTGGCCACCATGAGGACGCTGGGGTCATCTGCACAG GGCTGGACACATCCACCATCACGTCCTTCGCCACCTCGGTGGCCCTGGACTACGAAGAGACGCTCACTGCCACGGCCACAG CGACAGACGGCAGGGACCAGCCTTCCCAGGCCACCGAGGTGGCCACCACTGCCCTCTTTACCGTCGAGCAGGAAA GTGGCGGCGTGCGGCTGGCAAACGGGAACGGGAGCTGCCGCGGGCGGGTGGAGGTACGGCACCGCGGCACCTGGGGCACCGTCTGCGACGACGACTGGGACTTCCCCGACGCCCAGGTGGTGTGCCGGCAGCTGGGCTGCGGCGCTGCCCTTGCCGCCACCGTCCTCGGCTCCTTCGGCTACGGCAGCGGGCCCGTCCTGCTGGATAACGTGggctgcggcggcggggaggctCGCCTGGCCGACTGCTTCCACCTGGGCTGGGGGCAACACAACTGCGGCCACCACGAGGATGCCGGGGTCATTTGCCGAG GCGCTGACGATGCTGGAGACCGTTACCAAGAAGCCACCGCTACAACCACCACATCGGCCCCGACTCATCCCAAGGATG GGTCCCTGCGCCTGGTGAACGGCAGCCACCGGTGCGAGGGGCGCGTGGAGATGTTCTACCTGTCCCAGTGGGGGACGGTGTGCGACGACGCCTGGGACCTGCGGGACGCCAAGGTggtgtgcaggcagctgggctgcgggTACGCCGTGGCGGCCTGGGGGGAGGCACGCTACGGCCAGGGCACCGGCTACATCTTCCTCGACAACCTCAAGTGCAAGGGCCACGAGCCCTCGCTGCTGCGCTGCTCCCACATCCGCTGGGACGTCCACAACTGCGACCACTCCGAGGACGCCGGCGCCGTCTGCAGCATCCTGTGA
- the YWHAG gene encoding 14-3-3 protein gamma, whose product MVDREQLVQKARLAEQAERYDDMAAAMKNVTELNEPLSNEERNLLSVAYKNVVGARRSSWRVISSIEQKTSADGNEKKIEMVRAYREKIEKELEAVCQDVLSLLDNYLIKNCSETQYESKVFYLKMKGDYYRYLAEVATGEKRATVVESSEKAYSEAHEISKEHMQPTHPIRLGLALNYSVFYYEIQNAPEQACHLAKTAFDDAIAELDTLNEDSYKDSTLIMQLLRDNLTLWTSDQQDDDGGEGNN is encoded by the exons ATGGTGGACCGCGAGCAGCTGGTGCAGAAGGCCCGGCTGGCCGAGCAAGCCGAGCGATACGACGACATGGCGGCCGCCATGAAGAAC GTTACAGAGCTGAATGAGCCTCTGTCCAACGAAGAGAGGAACCTGTTGTCCGTTGCCTACAAAAATGTGGTGGGGGCACGGCGTTCCTCTTGGCGAGTAATTAGCAGCATCGAGCAGAAGACCTCTGCCGATGGGAACGAGAAGAAGATAGAAATGGTCCGGGCCTACCGCGAGAAGATTGAGAAGGAGTTGGAAGCGGTGTGCCAGGATGTGCTGAGCCTGCTGGACAACTACCTGATCAAGAACTGCAGCGAGACGCAGTACGAGAGCAAAGTCTTCTACCTGAAGATGAAAGGGGACTATTACCGCTACCTGGCCGAAGTGGCCACCGGTGAGAAGAGGGCGACCGTGGTGGAGTCTTCGGAGAAAGCCTATAGCGAAGCCCATGAGATCAGCAAGGAGCACATGCAGCCGACCCATCCCATCCGGCTCGGTCTGGCGCTTAACTACTCGGTTTTCTACTACGAGATCCAGAACGCGCCGGAGCAGGCCTGCCACCTGGCCAAGACGGCCTTCGACGACGCCATTGCCGAGCTGGACACCCTCAACGAGGACTCCTACAAGGACTCAACGCTCATCATGCAGCTCCTCCGCGACAACCTAACGCTCTGGACGAGCGATCAGCAAGACGACGATGGTGGAGAAGGCAACAACTAG